A single genomic interval of Flavobacterium sp. N2820 harbors:
- the yidC gene encoding membrane protein insertase YidC, translating to MEEKKLDLNSIIGFVLISGILIWMLWSNAPTPEELKEKEKKEQVEKQAKEVKNVTSTVAATPVADSTNNAAAQAQLGSFGYSATLPSATDAVTEIKNEVLALKISNKGGYITEATVLGFDQFEKNSKKAVQIIKDKNASLDIALNTTDNRTLHTKDMYFEPKLTTEGKNQVLTLQLKAGPDQFLEYRYVLKPNEYMLDFAIRSQGLEKVVNTAKPLDLEWQLKSYRNEKSISYENRYTELVFEYEDGKDDYLNAAKDSEDDANDVSYIAFKQHLFTSILLTDTKFKTAKFKSDNLVDDEEIDTVFTKNFTAQVPLEFKNGALNYNMNWYYGPSDYTILNDYNKNLDEIMPLGWGIFGWINRYIFIPVFGFISALGVGYGIAIVLFTILVRIVMSPVTYKSYLSQAKMKVLRPEITELNEKFKDNPMKKQQETMKLYSKAGVNPMAGCLPALMQMPIFYALFQFFPSMFDLRQKSFLWADDLSSFDAIYYFPNGFSIPFYGNHVSLFPILASVAIFFYMKMTTGDQAMSTPPQEGMPDMGKIMKIMIYISPVMMLFFFNNYASGLSLYYFISNLITIGIMLVIKNYIVKEDKIHAQIQENKTKEKKESKFQRKMREMMEQAEAQKAAQKKK from the coding sequence ATGGAAGAAAAAAAATTAGACCTTAATTCGATTATCGGATTTGTATTAATTTCTGGAATTTTGATTTGGATGCTTTGGTCAAATGCTCCAACACCAGAAGAATTAAAGGAAAAAGAGAAAAAAGAGCAAGTTGAAAAACAAGCCAAAGAAGTTAAAAATGTAACTTCAACGGTTGCGGCAACTCCAGTAGCAGATTCTACTAATAATGCCGCAGCACAAGCACAATTAGGTTCGTTTGGATATTCTGCAACTCTTCCGTCAGCTACAGATGCAGTTACCGAAATCAAAAATGAAGTTTTAGCACTTAAAATTTCTAATAAAGGAGGTTATATCACTGAAGCTACTGTTTTAGGATTTGATCAATTTGAGAAAAATTCTAAAAAAGCGGTTCAAATTATCAAAGATAAAAATGCTTCTTTAGACATCGCATTAAATACAACAGATAACAGAACGTTGCACACAAAAGACATGTATTTTGAACCTAAGTTAACTACTGAAGGTAAAAATCAAGTCTTAACCCTACAGTTAAAAGCGGGTCCAGATCAGTTTTTAGAATATCGTTATGTGTTAAAACCTAACGAATATATGTTAGATTTTGCTATCCGTTCGCAAGGTTTAGAAAAAGTTGTGAATACGGCTAAACCATTAGATTTAGAATGGCAATTAAAATCATACAGAAACGAGAAAAGTATTTCGTATGAAAATCGTTATACGGAGTTGGTTTTCGAATATGAAGACGGTAAAGATGATTATTTAAACGCAGCAAAAGATTCTGAAGATGATGCAAATGATGTTTCTTATATTGCTTTCAAACAACATTTATTTACCTCTATTTTATTAACCGATACGAAGTTTAAAACAGCAAAATTCAAATCAGATAATTTAGTAGATGATGAAGAAATTGATACTGTTTTTACAAAAAATTTCACAGCACAAGTTCCTTTAGAATTTAAAAATGGTGCTTTGAATTATAACATGAATTGGTATTATGGTCCTTCAGATTATACTATCTTAAATGATTATAACAAAAATCTTGACGAAATTATGCCATTAGGTTGGGGAATTTTTGGATGGATTAACCGTTATATTTTTATCCCAGTTTTCGGATTTATTTCAGCGTTAGGTGTTGGTTACGGAATTGCAATTGTTTTATTTACGATTTTAGTGCGTATAGTAATGTCGCCAGTAACTTATAAATCATACTTGTCACAAGCAAAAATGAAAGTGTTACGTCCTGAAATCACAGAATTGAATGAAAAATTCAAGGACAATCCGATGAAGAAGCAACAAGAAACTATGAAGTTGTATTCTAAAGCTGGCGTAAATCCTATGGCAGGATGCTTACCAGCATTGATGCAAATGCCAATTTTCTATGCGTTGTTTCAGTTCTTCCCGTCGATGTTTGATTTAAGACAAAAATCTTTCCTTTGGGCAGATGATTTATCTTCATTTGACGCGATTTATTATTTTCCAAATGGTTTTAGTATTCCTTTTTATGGAAATCACGTGAGTTTATTCCCAATATTGGCTTCTGTAGCAATTTTCTTTTACATGAAAATGACAACGGGTGACCAAGCGATGAGCACGCCACCACAAGAAGGTATGCCAGATATGGGTAAAATCATGAAAATTATGATTTATATTTCGCCTGTAATGATGTTATTTTTCTTTAACAATTATGCGTCAGGATTGAGTTTGTATTACTTCATTTCTAACTTAATTACCATTGGAATTATGTTGGTGATTAAAAATTACATTGTGAAAGAAGATAAGATTCACGCTCAAATTCAAGAGAATAAAACTAAAGAGAAAAAGGAAAGTAAATTCCAAAGAAAAATGCGCGAAATGATGGAGCAAGCAGAAGCTCAAAAAGCCGCACAAAAGAAAAAATAA
- the proC gene encoding pyrroline-5-carboxylate reductase, whose translation MKIAIIGFGNMGQTYANSFMSSGFVGVSDILILNKTKIEEKNSFGIDIANFYTEPNPLIFESDILILAVKPQDFKQLASEIKAFLNPEHVVLSVMAGISIEMMQKALNVTKIVRSMPNIPTQIGEGMTVFCASNSVDRKELFIVQNLINTTGKSIYIEKEVMLNAATAVSGSGPAYVFYFMKAMIQSAIQLGFSPSEAEFLVSQTFSGAVQLQNRSKLSNEDWIQRVASKGGTTEAALSIFKSFEMTEIVVKAIESANKRAFELGK comes from the coding sequence ATGAAAATAGCGATTATCGGATTTGGTAATATGGGACAAACCTATGCCAATAGTTTTATGAGTTCGGGATTTGTAGGAGTTTCAGATATTTTAATTTTGAATAAAACCAAAATTGAAGAAAAGAATAGTTTTGGAATTGATATTGCGAATTTTTATACCGAACCAAATCCTCTAATTTTTGAATCTGACATTTTGATTTTGGCTGTAAAACCACAAGATTTCAAACAATTAGCTTCTGAAATAAAAGCGTTTTTAAATCCAGAGCATGTGGTGTTGTCAGTCATGGCTGGAATTTCAATTGAAATGATGCAAAAAGCATTAAACGTCACTAAAATTGTGCGTTCAATGCCAAACATACCAACACAAATAGGTGAGGGAATGACTGTTTTTTGTGCATCAAATTCAGTTGACAGAAAAGAACTTTTTATTGTTCAAAATTTAATCAATACCACTGGAAAATCGATTTATATTGAAAAAGAAGTAATGCTTAATGCTGCAACAGCGGTTTCAGGAAGCGGACCAGCTTATGTGTTTTATTTCATGAAAGCAATGATTCAAAGCGCAATTCAATTAGGTTTTTCACCATCAGAAGCTGAGTTTTTGGTTAGCCAAACATTTTCAGGTGCTGTTCAATTGCAAAATAGAAGTAAGTTATCTAATGAAGATTGGATCCAGCGCGTTGCTTCAAAAGGAGGAACAACGGAAGCGGCATTATCAATTTTTAAATCTTTTGAAATGACAGAAATTGTGGTTAAAGCTATCGAATCTGCAAATAAAAGAGCTTTTGAATTAGGAAAATAA
- a CDS encoding fasciclin domain-containing protein has protein sequence MKNFAKLIKLSLIVVTSTIMFSCSDDDGTTNENNSIAAIASRTPDLSILVDALERTDLVETLDQSGPYTVFAPTNAAFTAFLSANGFANLDAVPTAALKEILLNHVVNGTNLSTGLSTGYIKTLAKGSASSTNTLSMFVNTASGVRLNGVSSVSTADVVASNGVVHIVNAVIGLPTVVTHATANPNFSSLVGALTSAGQPDFVGILSGSAGSPFTVFAPSNTAFTTFETENPGTLASLTSAQLTAVLSYHVVAGANVLSNAIPTGPITTYETGTFTVSGTVITDEAMRQTNIVAVDVQASNGVIHVLDNIILPNLN, from the coding sequence ATGAAAAACTTTGCAAAATTAATCAAATTAAGTTTAATAGTAGTAACTTCTACTATTATGTTTTCATGTTCTGATGATGACGGAACAACTAACGAAAATAATTCAATTGCTGCAATTGCTTCAAGAACACCCGATTTATCAATTCTTGTAGATGCGCTTGAAAGAACCGATTTAGTTGAAACGCTCGATCAGAGTGGTCCTTACACTGTATTTGCTCCTACAAATGCTGCTTTTACCGCATTTTTATCCGCAAATGGTTTTGCTAATCTTGATGCCGTACCAACTGCTGCTTTAAAAGAAATCCTATTGAATCATGTTGTTAATGGAACTAATTTATCAACAGGTCTTTCTACAGGGTATATCAAAACGCTTGCCAAAGGAAGTGCTTCATCAACAAATACATTGAGCATGTTTGTAAATACAGCTTCTGGTGTTCGCTTAAATGGTGTTTCAAGTGTTAGTACAGCTGATGTTGTTGCATCTAATGGAGTGGTTCATATTGTTAATGCTGTTATTGGACTACCAACTGTAGTTACACACGCAACAGCTAATCCAAATTTCTCAAGTTTAGTAGGCGCTTTAACTAGCGCTGGTCAACCTGATTTTGTAGGTATATTATCTGGTAGTGCTGGTTCTCCTTTTACCGTTTTTGCCCCATCAAATACAGCTTTTACAACATTTGAAACCGAAAACCCAGGAACTTTAGCAAGTTTAACATCAGCGCAATTAACTGCAGTTTTAAGTTACCATGTTGTTGCTGGAGCTAACGTGTTGTCGAATGCTATTCCAACAGGTCCTATAACAACTTATGAAACTGGAACATTTACCGTATCTGGTACTGTAATTACTGATGAAGCTATGAGACAAACAAATATTGTTGCTGTTGACGTTCAAGCTTCAAATGGTGTAATTCATGTTTTAGATAATATTATATTACCAAATTTAAATTAA
- a CDS encoding toxin-antitoxin system YwqK family antitoxin has product MGFCQDKINQLDEQGNRHGLWKGMHKESNRPRYEGTFNHGKETGVFKYFDDTKAGTVIATRDFSKGDGSCYVIFYDQKGNKVSEGKLVDKISDGTWKYYHFQSTQLMTIEFYKEGKLEGNRKVFYKDGTVAEDTNYKAGIKEGIAKTYSDKGKLIDEHIYKNGQYNGLASYYDGNGNKMYEGNYDNGKRVGNWKFFENNKVIKEVKAIKFSKELIKYEQRYTEKVSKTFEQVKKEQEKGK; this is encoded by the coding sequence TTGGGTTTTTGTCAAGACAAAATCAATCAGTTAGATGAACAAGGAAATCGCCATGGATTGTGGAAAGGAATGCACAAAGAATCAAACCGCCCAAGATATGAAGGTACTTTTAATCACGGCAAAGAAACGGGTGTTTTTAAATATTTTGACGATACTAAAGCTGGAACTGTAATTGCTACCCGAGATTTTTCAAAAGGTGATGGTTCTTGTTATGTTATTTTTTATGATCAAAAAGGAAATAAAGTAAGTGAAGGAAAGTTGGTTGATAAAATTTCGGATGGAACCTGGAAATACTATCATTTCCAATCAACACAATTAATGACTATTGAATTTTATAAAGAGGGAAAATTAGAAGGAAATAGAAAAGTTTTTTATAAAGATGGAACAGTAGCTGAAGACACTAATTACAAAGCTGGTATTAAAGAAGGAATTGCTAAAACCTATTCTGATAAAGGAAAATTAATTGATGAGCATATTTATAAAAATGGACAATATAATGGATTAGCTTCTTATTATGATGGCAACGGAAATAAAATGTATGAAGGAAATTATGATAATGGAAAACGCGTTGGAAATTGGAAATTTTTTGAAAATAACAAAGTTATTAAAGAAGTTAAAGCTATTAAATTCAGTAAAGAACTAATCAAATACGAACAACGCTATACTGAAAAAGTTTCGAAAACATTTGAGCAAGTAAAAAAAGAACAAGAGAAAGGAAAATAA